The stretch of DNA gAGCCACTGTTGGCGTGCCCAGTGAGTGCTGACTTGGGTCAGCGCGTCgaggtgcctagggttaggcaccggactcaccgaggAGCGTCCGGTCCCGTACCTAGAGAGGTATGCAATTCGCCCTCTCATTGGACGCTGTGTGGGTGGGACACCGGACCCAGtgttggtgcgtccggtgctcggcgGCTGCAAGTACAACTAGCCATTAATGGGGTACCGGACGCTCTACAGAgcacgtccggtgcaacattgaGCGCATCCGGTGCACCCGTTTTCTGAGGAATTCAGGTGGCCagcccttggacttgatgggaaGTATTtgtactcctccacctcatccatgggagctctcttgcccatttgtttagctgagaaacaccttgtggtgcaagagagaagcaagagcctagagaggattgagaattgagagATTTCTCGAGTGAATCCTTCTCTACTGAGTTCTAAGAgctcaagtgtgcatccaccactctctagagccttgtttgggtcaagtaagagttctttgcttgttactcttggtgatcgccatcatctagacggttcggtggtgattggaggcacgaagaccacccagagttcttgtgggtagctcgtgtcaagcttgtgagcggttttaggTGATTCACCATGacagagtgtcgaagaatcagcccgtatagagcacttggtccttgcacggaccaagggggagcaagacccttgcgcgagtgttccaacgaggactagtggagagtggtgactctccgatacctcggcaaaacattgtCGCGTTCTTCTTGCTctcatcctttactttctagcacttACTTTTAGTACTTTACATTTTTAGAAttgtcatgctagaataggattggacactagtacacagaggtactatacaggcggttctaAACCCCTTTTTGCAGGCGGTTTGGCGAACCGCCTGTGATtggtggcctgtggaaataaatttttccacaggcggtaactgagaaccgcctgtggaaatgtatttctacaggcggttcagttatgccaaccgcctgtagaaatctttttccagaaaatatgaaatcggtttttaaaaataagaaaaaaaatattttattacAGGGAAGGCTCATTGGCTATTCGCCCGCCCGTCTCCGTCTCAAGTCGCAAGTCGCGCATTAAAACATTTTATTACAGGGAAGGCTCATTGGCTATCAGCATGTCCATATGAGTTTGAGAACAGATAAGTAGATCAAGGCCGACAATCCAAAATTGCAGATGGAAGTCTGCTGACTTAATAAACTAAGAAAAGAAAGACCTGAAATCTCCTTTTAACATCACCTGCACTACTCCCATGAGCAAAATAATGACCTGAATGAGGATCAAATGTTGTAGTGTAAACCTGAATAATAACAGCTTATGCAAAAGATCATTCAcacattaaaaaaaatatatacacaaGGATCTCTCTAAATTAGACTCAACATGGTTCATACTATACTCAAGTAAGCTCACACATTTCCCCACCAATCCCCTAAATTTCAATGCTAATTATGCTAGAAAAACACAATGGGCCGCTGGGCCACCCCTCTTTTCTTCTGTCCTCACTTAGCCACACACTACTCGTGAAGGATCCAGCCTCTTCGCCATATAGAtgtgtccagataactcaaaaGAAGGGTTACCTAGCTGGCAACAATGATTGTTGCTATCCATGAGTAATGGACATGGTGGGATGCAAGACTTACGTAAAATCTAAAACTATGAATCATCAAACTGAATGATAAAAGTCTGCTACATATATAACTGAATGATCAAATTGAAGAATTGTTTGATGGCAAAATAACTGTCCAGAAAATTACCTCTTTCATGTTATAGATATGTCCATACCTGATTTAGGCAACATGATTCAAAATTACAGAAAATATGACCTTGTTCACCACTCTGAGCCGCCTGTCAAAGCACACCTCAGTCATATACATTTATTAGTATTCTTGTTATGTGTCTGAAGTAGCATATACAAATTACAACATGAGTCAATGTGCTAATTCAATTTGAAATGATTATAGCAATGTGCTTTAATTAGTTGACTTAATAAAAACTATGAAATGACTTCACGACGACATACAAACTTAAACAAAGACGATAAACCCCAGCATCCGTAAAATCTGGTAGCATATACTGATCATGGACAACACTTGCAAGTAACTGGCCACTACCTAAAATCAAGAGCTTCAACTACATATACTGAACCTTCACATGAACAGGCCTGAAATATTTTTCCATGACATACACAGATGCAATAGATTAACTGCTTGTCCCTAGAACTAATCAAGTTCAAGGTCAGTTTTAACAAACAACCCAAAATTCAGAAAAAGACTCTTTTATCACTGAGAATAAAAAAAACTGAAACCACATGACAATAGCATCCGGTCTCCGTCTCACAGATAGAGAACATCATGCTAGATTAACTGCATATACTTTGAGTAGCCATTAGGAATTTCCTATATCTATCCTGATAGCCGTCGCCAGCACTTGAGGACTGAGCTGGGGTGCAGGCTGTCCAGCGAGATGTCAACGACAGCCCATGTTCCATCAGCGTTCTGCTTACAGTACCTCACGAAATGCTTTCCCTAGTCGGCATCAGTGGGGAAGGCACCTGAAACTCAACTGACATCTTGACTGCCTGTCACAACGATATGATATATGCATTGCACGACATGAAGGCCTATGGAATTATGGCTCTGACCAACAAAAAATACTTTAGGATAATAGTTGAGCAAAGAAAAAGGATAATTCATTTCGCAAGAAACTTCATGTAATGAAAAATACATATATCAGAAAAAACAAATGAAGAGCTACTTAAAGAGTACTTGCGGCCGGAGTGTGAACAACATTCCTAGCCTCTCTTACTAATACATAATGACATTTTGAGAATTAAAAAATGAGAAAATACAAAATCTGTAGCAAAAGTAAAGTGACGACTTTTGGAAGAAAGGATCGAAACACGACAATTGTCTGGAGAAACGCAACCAAGTTCTTCATTACCAAGTGAAATTCAGACTTACGGAAGAGAAGAAGACAGACCCCTGCCATGGCGCGCAGGTcaatgggggggggggggggggcggcgGGAGCCGTGAGTGAGGTTGCGAGCGGCAGCGTGGGGCCCGAAGCCGATGGACAGCGGCCTCGGTGGTGGAGCGGTCAGCGGAGCTGGTGGGTGCCGCGAGCAAGGGGGCACGTATGGCCTGGTCCTCGACGGACACCATTGGATCCATCCCAATCGCCGCTGCCCTGCGCAAACACTATCCCTGCAGCCTGGCGACGGAGTCCCACCCCCACGGCATCGCGCGTGGGAGAGAGGAGGAATGGCGCCGCGTGCGGGGGAAGGAGTCATGAAGCGGAGGCGGCAGTGCTGGTGACGGCGGCGCTAGGGAGATGGCGAGGTGCAGCGCGAGGGAGATCGCGAGGTTGCTGGGAAGAGGGTCCACCTGCCGGCGTCCATATTTGTCGCAGGGGAGGCTCGATCCCTTCGCGGAGGATCGCACGGGTGATGGAGAGGTGAAGCGAAATTTTGTCGACCAAAATAGTATCTTGTCTTTAGTGTTTTTATAGTAGTTGGGGGGAGAGGAAGATAATCCCTTGAGGTGTTtgttaaggctttgtttagatccaaaatttttttggattttatcattgtagcattttcgtttttatttgataaacattgtctaatcatgtagtaactaggtttaaaagaattgtctcgtgatttacatgtaaactgtacaattagttttttttttatctatatttaatattttatgcatgtgccgcaagattcgatgtgaaggagaatcttgtaaagttttaggtttttagtcgcatctaaacaaggccttaggcatTGCGTGTGTGCTGTCCTCCACAACTTTGGCCCCTTTGTGGTCTCGGATACACGGAGGACCATGGTCTGGAGATCTTCGTCTCTAGAGTTGAATAATTTTTGTTGACACAAAAGAACTATATTAGTTTGTTTAGGATTGATTACATCGTCACATTACAAGCACCTACGTATATCTAGAAACTCTATATTTGACCCATATTTTGTACACCTTTAAATCTCAAATCTAAACATATATGACGATTTATATTGGTAACCGCACAGGCAAAAAATTAGTAAAAGTTAGATATCTAACGAACGTCCAATATTCCTACAAACGGAGTTGAGAAACTTCTTTCTTATgtctttcttttttgtttttctgcCACCAAAGAATAAAAGAGACTCATTTAAAACTAGTTCTCTCTAGTTCTTCACGTGGTTCTTCACTTTGATGTCACCATTCGGAAAACTAAGTCTCTATGTCTTCATGCCGAGGAAGTTGCTGACATTGTAGTTGTTACCCTTATCTTCAAAAGAGCCATCATGGAAAAAATAAATCTACTATGTCCTAACGTCATCGACGAGAGAGATAAATCCCCAATAAAAAACTTGACATGGAGAAACTCTAATGCTAAATGACTCAATCTAATAGAAAATCTATtaagagggtgtttggtttggAGGTGTTAAAATTTAACAGGTATTATATATCtttcattttatttgacaattagtgtcaaattatagactaattaggtttaaaagtttcgtctcgtaaattagtcTCTAATTGTATTTTTAGTTTTctgtaaataatctatatttaataatcgATATATGTATCCAAACATTTAATGTGATAGGTGCTTAAAAAATGTACATaaccaaacatgccctaaaCAGATGCAACCTCCGGCTAGATGCTGAAGGGAAAAGAGAGGGAGACTAGCAGTGGTGGAGGGGGTGGCGCCGTGGCAGCCGGCAGGCTGGCAGCGGCTCGGCTTGCCTGCGCAAATCTCCCGGTGGCTCGCTGGAGGAAGCTGCGATcgacttttttttctctctaggccttgtttagtttctcaaattaaaattttttggtactataatacttttatttatatttgataattattatataattatagactaactaagtaaAAAATGTATTGCAAATTATAggaaaactgtgtaattagttatttattttatattttatttatatttagtactttatgtatgtaccgtaaaatttgatatgacaaagaattttgaaaagtttttagattttagaaTAAATAAAATAAGGCCGTAGAGTAGAACAATGTTATTATGTTAATCTCATAGTTTGACAAGAAAAGTCCATAGTAAACAGTTAAAATAATGTTTGCAAGAAACAGATTCGCAGCGATCCAATGAAATTTATCCCCACCATCTGTTCGCTGTATAATCATGATTCCCCTTCGATGTAAGTATATACTCCTCACGTCTTCTCAAGAAGTCAATTTttttaatgtttgattagaAATATATTAAATAGTACTAATATTTATATCTGCAAATAAGTATATTAAGTATATTTCATGCTTAATCTAATGACACAttatatatgataaatattagtatattattatatatatttgattaaattttaaaaaaaataattcttTAAGAAACGAGATGTACATTTATTTGTGAGCGAAGAGAATAATCATGATTCCCTTGTCCCAGAGGGCCAAGGCCCTACCACCGTCCtactcctaggccttgtttagtttgaaaaaaatttggatttcgctactgtagcaatttcgtttttattttgcaaatattatccaatcattaaCTAACtatgattaaaagattcgtctcgtgatttacagtcaaactgtgtaattagtttttgttttcgtctatatttaatgctttatgcatgtgccgcaagattcgatgtgacgaagaattttgaaaactttttgaatttcagggtgaacctaaacaaggccctattttgcaaaaaaaaaaaaaaaaagagctgcGCCGCTGACCTCGCCCTGAAACAGGAAACCGCTTCATCCTTGGGGTCTCTTCGGGCCCCGCTTTGGCGTCTGCGGAGCAGCAGGtctgcagtgcagtgcaggagAAGCCTGTTCTGCTTTGCCAAGCGGCGAGCCCAGTTGTTTCCACCGCCACAACGCAAGCACTCCACATCGTCGATCGCGTCGCCGCACTTGGAACTGGATCCACCTCCACCATGGCCCAGGCCCAGGACCAGGAGCACCCGCTGGCGCTCTCACTGCCGCCGCCCGCCAAAGCCAAGGAGGAGGCCTCCCCTGAGCCCgagcgcgcgcgccgccgccacaTGTCCAGGCTCTACGCCGAGCTCGGTGCTCAGCTCCCCGGCCTGCCCCCTCgggtccgtccgtccgtccgcccgcccgcccgtctACATCGATTTGCTTCCTCTctttctccccccccccccccccctcccgttCATTCGTTCGTTCTTGGCCACGGTCTCACTCTGTACCACGCCGTGCAGGCGAGCAGGGCGCGGATCCTGGAGGACGCGATCGCCTACGTGGGGGTGCTGCGGGCCACGGTCGCGGGGCTCGAGGCGCGCGCCGCGTTCGCGAAAgcagcggcgacggcgacggctacGCCCGCCAGCGCGGCCGAGGTGGTCGTGGCCGGGAAGGCGTCGTGCTTCGCCGTCCGCCTGCCGGTGGCGCGGCGCCGGGGCGCGCTGACGCGCGTGCTGGAGGTGTTCCGGCGGCACGGCGTGCCCGTCCTCGAGGCCACGGTCACCAGCGACGGCGGCGAGGCTGCGGTCACGGTCACCACGGCGCCTGTGCCGCCGAGATTCCTCCAGAGGATTCAAGAAGATATCAGGAGCAGCATTGCGTGATTGGTTAGATTTTCTGTTTTCTTATACAGGTCTTTTCATTATCATGGATGCATATGCATCATCATATCTATCTATCTGTTCAGAAATCAGAACAGACTGCGTGTTTCTTTTAGAATTCCTGGGGAAGAAAGCATCCTTAGGTGCAATTTTGGAGGATCCTTGTATCCCAAAAATTTTAGGCTTTGGATTTCTTATAGAGTTCCTGAGTTAGTGTTTTGTTTGGAAATGTGAATCACGAACCATTAGTCTGATCGAAGGCTTATACTTACTGACTTAAGGTGCTATCAATATAGGTATATGTTGGTTCTTCTAGTGATTTTGACTCACATTTACAATTATTTGCATGTTTCTTATATATGTATGATGTATTATCTTCAAATCTGGCTGATGGATTGTTACTGTGTATGTTTCATCGGGAGTTTGAGAATATGAGGAAGACATGGAATTGTTTGATATCCCGCCTACTTTAGTGACCTTTGCATGCAGGATGTTTGGATCCAGGGACTAAAGTTTAGGAGATATCATATCGGGTACCATATTGATTGTCACATCTGGTGTTTCGATACTAataagggcagtcccaatgggcTATTTATTGTGGTTTCTATCTATCTTAATTATATTGACAGCTAAGCAAAATGCTGATGTGGCACTAGAGTTAATAAAGAGAGACTGAAAATCGAAGAAATCGTTTCTTCATCAGGACTCGGCGTCCTCGCGTGGTTCAAGACAACAAGAAACGGGGAAAACACCATTGGGAAGACCTAGGTCGAGTCTTGCGGATCCGAtgctccgccgccgcctccgccaccTCTCCCGCCACCTCTTCCCCGCGCTCGCTATTCTCCCGCGCACTCCCTGGATCTCCCGCGCGCGCTCGTCGTATTTGTCCCACGCGCGCTCAATCCATCCCATGCGTTCAATTGCTTTCGCGGCCGTCGCTCTTCTCCAGCATGCTCAATTGCAACCCATCTCAAATCCACCCGTCCCCAATTCATCCTCCATCTTCAAGCCCCAACTCCAAGACCTAAGCCTCCTCTGTCCAAAGTTCATCCCAAATCGCTGGGAACATGAACCCCGAGGGAAGAATCTGAGCTCAAATTCTAGGCGAGGCACCGTTGCTCCAGTCGCCCGTGCTGCCATATCTGATTTGGTGGCCGATGCTCCCGCAGCCCCTGTTGATGGATCCACTTCGGCCACTAGTACTCCCGCTGCCCTGGCTGCAGCAGGATCTCCGACACTTCCAAGTCTTCAGGCCACTGGTTTCCCGGCGTGGTGGACTGGTCCATCTACAGTAGCCTCCTTCAGGCATGAATCGTCTACCATTGAAGGGTATGCTTACTTTCTAGTGTTCCAGAAATTTAACAGCAAATTTCTCCAAGTCTGGTCTTtcaatttataattttttcaCTAGTATACAACAGTCTAGTTTCTATCAACTTATTATGAATATAATAGTCTGAAAAAAACAGTGTCTCTGAAGTCTATCTCCACGCATGAATCATATACTGGTTGAAAAAAAAACAGTGTCTGTAAAGTCTATCAGTTGTCTATATCTCTAGTTGAATTTTTATTTAGTTTGCAAATTTGTCTCTATGTGTGTCAACCTTCGAGTTGTCTATTAACTGATTACGAAAAATAATAGTGTATCATTCTCCACAACATGATCATTGAAGATGAGAAGGATGTAGAGGAGGTTCTACTTGATTTGAATGAGGAGGGCGCCACATATACGGTCACTGGTGCTACAATCTCTCATGGACAAAATCCAGAGATGGAAGAAGTACTTAACAGAAATAATGCCTTACATAATCGTGAGGCGTACAAGCAACTTCAGACTGATATGATTGATCATATTTGGGAAAATTTTGGTGATTCATATAGGCAAAATAATTAGGTACATATATAATAGTAGTTTAGTCTGCATCAAATACATATGTCTCTATGTTTGTGTTTGATCTCTTTTCATacattgtttcttttttttcacttgTAGATGATATTGTGAACCTGATGGCTTCTGGAGGACTGCTGCAATTTGAGAATTTTTTTTGACAGCCTGCAATTTGAGATGACGCTGTTCAACCTGATGTCGTGCAAACCGATGACCTGCAACCTGATGATGGCAGCTTACTATTTTATCTACTATAATATATTATATATCATGAACTTTAGTTATTTTGTCGCGCTACTATATGCAAACTGCCTGTCAATGGATGATGCTATGTGTTATGCAACTTTAGTTGTTTTGTTGCCCAACTGAACTACTATTTCGTTTGCAATCTGACGCTGTTCTAGGAAGTGGTTTGGCTGCCATTTGTTTGCTGAACACACGTCTCCATTTTATTTGAAATATGAGATGTTATTGTTCTAAGATTGATCGCTGCACAATTGTGGCTGCGTGTTTCTCTGCCACAGTTGATCTGCTTCTTCTAAATGCTGCATTTAATTCATTCTTTGTATTAGCACTGCTATGGAAATCATGGGTTGGGAAAGAGTAGTTTCTTGATACGGTATCCTAAACTATAGAAACTACTTGGTTTCttccattgggactgccctaatAAAACTAATTATAGAAGCCGTGTCTAATTCGTGagatgaatttattaagcctaattaattcatcattagCATATATTTACTGTAAATTAGTCTCaatctgtgtaattaattttataattaatctatGTTTAATCGATAAGTTTGGTTGTGAGGTGACATTTGAGACAATGGTTTTATCGTGGGACGGTTAATGTCGCATTAAACTTAGAGGCAAAAATCCTAACTTTTTAAAACCTTGCATGGTGAGTGGACATACGAGGAAGCCAACCCTAGATGCACTAGGTAAACCTTAACTGGCATGATTGAGCATGTGCATTAATTACCAACTTGTGGGATTTGCCACTTCATGATTCTTGTGTTTGGTTAATAACTTTTTCCACGTGAAGGTCACCCTCCATTTCCATTCATCAGATAAACCGAAATACAAAAGATTGCTTTGACTAGAACAGAGGCCAAAACAATAACTAAACAACACCCTAGTCTAACCAACACACTGACTCAACAGTGGGAGACTAGGAACAGGCAACAGAGGCACAACGAAAACAACACAACCAACTACACCCAATAGAACACCTTACTACAAGTTCTAATCTATAGATCGCAAAATGGTTACTGTCCAACAAGATGCCCATATAGGAATGATTCCAAAAGAAGGTGAGGAGGTATGCAGATTGGTAGTAACACAGAGTTCGCTTCACATGTTTGGTGCTTCATCATCTTCTCCCAACTTCAGCCTCTTCTGTCCATCCGCAGATCTCTTGGAAAGAATGAGACGCGTAGCCTCCCTCAACATAGTGTTGACGCCATTGATGAGCATCACCTTATCGACCTCAGCATATGACCCTGTCCAAAAACACATCAGTACCCCTGGGATCTTAATTGAGTTTTTAATGATTTTCCCTTCAAAACAAGCTCAGTTTCGAGCATGGCCGAAATTCACCAAAGATGATATTTTTCCCATTTGGCAACCAATGCTCACACCAATTCCAGCACTGAGCCAAGAAAGATGGGATGTTATTAGCCCCAAGCACTTTGACTGTTACACCCCAAACTACTCTAGCTACAGGACAAGTAAAAAATAGGTGGTCATGTTTTTAGGCTGATCACAGAAAACACAACCAGGGTCACCAAGCCACTTTCTTTTAACCATATTGTCTTTTGTTAACACCTTGTTATTAGTCATGAGCCAGatgaaaattttgatttttttgggGGGAACTTTATCCTTCTAGTTTTGCTTGtgagatgatccagaatcatTTATAGTTAAGAAGCTATATAAGGATTTAACAGAGAATTTCTTGTTCTTCTCCAATCTCTAGAAAACAACATCCTCAGAATCTTGTAGCGCAAAGTTATACACATCAGAGAGTATAAGATCCCAACATTGTTGCAAATCATCTATTAGCCAACATCTAAACGTTAATTAGACTAGAGCACTCTTTACCTCAAAGTAATCCTGAGCATGCAGCCTGCGGGCCTTAGGCACAACCCAAAGCACGGCTTTGAGGCCTGGCCcgagcacggcacggcccgaAAGGCAAACGTGCCCGTGTCGGCCCGAGGCCCGTAgcaggccgtgcttgggccT from Sorghum bicolor cultivar BTx623 chromosome 8, Sorghum_bicolor_NCBIv3, whole genome shotgun sequence encodes:
- the LOC110429645 gene encoding uncharacterized protein LOC110429645 isoform X1 → MLRRRLRHLSRHLFPALAILPRTPWISRARSSYLSHARSIHPMRSIAFAAVALLQHAQLQPISNPPVPNSSSIFKPQLQDLSLLCPKFIPNRWEHEPRGKNLSSNSRRGTVAPVARAAISDLVADAPAAPVDGSTSATSTPAALAAAGSPTLPSLQATGFPAWWTGPSTVASFRHESSTIEG
- the LOC110429645 gene encoding transcription factor bHLH95-like isoform X2; the encoded protein is MAQAQDQEHPLALSLPPPAKAKEEASPEPERARRRHMSRLYAELGAQLPGLPPRASRARILEDAIAYVGVLRATVAGLEARAAFAKAAATATATPASAAEVVVAGKASCFAVRLPVARRRGALTRVLEVFRRHGVPVLEATVTSDGGEAAVTVTTAPVPPRFLQRIQEDIRSSIA